Within the Verrucomicrobiia bacterium genome, the region AGGATCGGCGCGTCAAACTCAATCGCGGGGTGCGTCGATGACGGCCGCCGGCCGCTGCCCAAGGAGCAAACGCAGGCTGTTCATGACCACCACCACGGTGCTGCCTTCGTGTCCCACCACGCCCAGCGTCAGGGGAATCTGACCGAACATGGCGAGCGTGACGAGCACGACCACGGTTCCCAGCGAAATGACCAGGTTCTGCCGGATAATGCGCCGGGCGCGGACGCTCAACTGAAAGGCGGCGAGAAAATTTTCCAGACGATCATGCATGAGCACGACGTCAGCCTGTTCGAGGGCGGCATCCGAGCCGCGCGCGCCCATGGCCACGCCGACGTGGGCCACGGCGAGACTCGGCGCGTCGTTCACGCCATCGCCCACCATGGCCACTTTGCGGCCTTCGCGGGTGAGCTGGACGATGGCCTCCACCTTGCCTTCCGGCTTGAGTTCGGCCCGCACGTCGTCCAGATGCAGATCCTGCTTGAGGTGCTCGGCGGCGGCGCGACGATCGCCCGTCAGCACCACGGAGCGCAATCCTTCGGCGCGCAATTCATCCACCACGTGGCGGGACTGCGGGCGAACGTCATCCCGCAACAAGATGCGCCCCAGCAGGTCGCCTTCCGCGAGCCAGATTTCGGAAATGCCGTGGTCAGTTTCGGCAGGAAGCGGCCGGGATTGTGCAGCGGCCGCAGCCATTACCCAGTCGCGTTTGCCCAGCCGGCAGACGGTGCCGTTGCGTCGCGCCAGCAAGCCCTGGCCGGTGACCGATTCGAAGTGGGCGAACTCCACGGGCTGGATTCGTTGTTGTTTGCCGTGCCGGGTGATGGCACGGGCGAGGGGATGGGTGGACAAGCGCTCCAGCGAATAGGCGATCTGCGCCACCTCGGCTTCGCGTCCGGGGGGGAAACTTTCGACGCGTTCGACGCGCAGTTCGCCGGTGGTCAGGGTGCCGGTCTTGTCCAGCGCCACCACGTTGACTTCGGCCAGCTTTTCCACGGCCGCCCCGCCACGGAACAACACGCCGTGACGCGCACCCCAGGCAATGGCCGCGAGCACGGCGGAGGGAATCGACAGCACCAGCGCGCAGGGAGACGCGACCACGAGCAACGTCATGGTGTGGTAAAACGCGCTGTGGATTTCGTTGACGCTTTTGAACGGCGCCTGCTGGAAACCCAGCCACCAGACGAAAAACATGCCGAGCGACATCAACAAAACGATGTAAGTGTAATACGTGCTGAATTTGTCGGTGAACTTTTGCGCGGGTGCCTTCTGATGCTGCGCTTCCTTGATGAGCTTGATGATTTTCTGCAACGCACTCTCGGTGACCGGCCGGAGCACCACGCATTCGACCGCGCCCCACAGGTTCAAGGTGCCGGCGAGCACCGTGTCGCCCACCTTTTTTTCGACGGGCGTAGCCTCGCCGGTCAGGTTGGATTCATCCGCCGCTGTTGCGCCCCTGGCCAGCTCGGCGTCCACGGGGAATTGCGAATCCGGCTTCACCAGCAGGCGCATGCCGGTGCGGATTTGCGCGACGGGAATTTCGCGTTCGCCGCCGGTTGCATCCAGCACGATGGCAACTTTCGGGGCCTCGTGGAACAGGGAACGAATTTCCTTTTGCGTGCGGCCCAACGCGTAATGTTCCAGCGCGCCGGACAACGAAAAGAGAAAGAGCAGGGTGGCGCCTTCGCCCCACGCACCGATGCTCGCGCTGCCGGCGGCCACGGCCAGCATCAGGAAATGCACGTCGATGGCGCGTTGCCGCAGCCGTTCCCACACCTCTTCCGCGGGGAACCAGGCCCCGGCCAGGTAACTGAGCATGAAAACCGGAGTCCGCCAGGCCGCGGGAACGGCGTAAGCCGCGAGCAACCCCAGCCCGCCGCACAGCACGGCCAGCACCAACTGGCCCTTCCATTCATCCACGTCGTGTTCCTCCTCGAGAAACTCAACGTCGCGCTGGACAACCTTGGGCAGGGGGATGTCGCGCCAGCGCCAGAAGCTTGGCGCGGTGGGGCAGGTGACGCGTGCAATGGTGGTTTGTTCCCCGCTGTGGCGAATGGTGAGCCGCTGGCGCACGTCCGCGCTGAGCGGATGGCCGCACACGCTGCAATCCCCCCTGCCTTCGAGCAACAGGCAGGGTTGTGACGCTTCACCGGCGCAGGCCTCCTCGTAACTGTGCGTCAGCCGCTCGGCAATGCGCGGCACATCGGTCCGGCCCAGCGTGGCGACGGAAATCTTCTGCTCCGCGCGGTCAATGGTGACTGCCTCCAGCGTGGGCTCCGCCTCCAGCGCCTGCACGACGGCGCGCGCGAGACAGCACGGTGTCTCCTCGGCGGACGCGGCGGTGGCGGGGCGCTCTTTCATCTTTGGCGGCGGACAATCTACACGCGTCCCGGCATTCGCAACAGGATTTTGCGCCGTCACGCCGCGGAGCGGGGGGGCACGAAATCGCGTTCCGGATTGCGGACCGTCAACACCGGACATGGGGCGTGGCGCACGATCAGCTCGGCCGTGCTGCCCATCAAAACATGCTTCAACCCGGTGTAGCCATGTGTGGTGATGACGATGAGATCAGCGGCGATTTCCTCCGCCAATTGCACGACCTCCCACGAGGCGCGGCCGGTGCGGACCACCGTGCTGGCGCCTCCGGGCAGCGGGCCCAGTTCCGTGGCCAGCCGTTTCAGCCGTTCGCCGGCGGATTTGGTCAGCGCGGTGCTCATTTCATCGTAGGCCGGCGGGACGATGCCAAAATTGTCTGGAATGACAGTGGGCTCAACGACATGAACCAGCACAACTTTCGCTCCAAACTGGGTGGCGAAGGCCCACACATATTCAAGCGCTTTGGCTGAGTGCGCAGAGAAGTCCACTGGCGCCAGAATGGTGCGCAACCGGATGCGAGAATCGCTGCCGGTGACTGGTTTGCATTCCGTTTCGGTCGCTTTGACGTCACGCGGCTCAGGCTGCGGGGCAACCCCGCCACGCTCGTGGGTAAGTTTCTCTTTCATAGCCTTGAAGCGATTCAACTCGCCATGTCATTCTCACCCGGGAGCGCCGCCGGGGCAAGGGTGACGCGGGTGCGCCCCGCTAATTCGGTGTGTCAGCGGGGCTGAATTCTGGGGCCGCGCCCTGGACCTGACTGACAACCCGGGGTCCGTTTCGCTAGGC harbors:
- a CDS encoding heavy metal translocating P-type ATPase is translated as MKERPATAASAEETPCCLARAVVQALEAEPTLEAVTIDRAEQKISVATLGRTDVPRIAERLTHSYEEACAGEASQPCLLLEGRGDCSVCGHPLSADVRQRLTIRHSGEQTTIARVTCPTAPSFWRWRDIPLPKVVQRDVEFLEEEHDVDEWKGQLVLAVLCGGLGLLAAYAVPAAWRTPVFMLSYLAGAWFPAEEVWERLRQRAIDVHFLMLAVAAGSASIGAWGEGATLLFLFSLSGALEHYALGRTQKEIRSLFHEAPKVAIVLDATGGEREIPVAQIRTGMRLLVKPDSQFPVDAELARGATAADESNLTGEATPVEKKVGDTVLAGTLNLWGAVECVVLRPVTESALQKIIKLIKEAQHQKAPAQKFTDKFSTYYTYIVLLMSLGMFFVWWLGFQQAPFKSVNEIHSAFYHTMTLLVVASPCALVLSIPSAVLAAIAWGARHGVLFRGGAAVEKLAEVNVVALDKTGTLTTGELRVERVESFPPGREAEVAQIAYSLERLSTHPLARAITRHGKQQRIQPVEFAHFESVTGQGLLARRNGTVCRLGKRDWVMAAAAAQSRPLPAETDHGISEIWLAEGDLLGRILLRDDVRPQSRHVVDELRAEGLRSVVLTGDRRAAAEHLKQDLHLDDVRAELKPEGKVEAIVQLTREGRKVAMVGDGVNDAPSLAVAHVGVAMGARGSDAALEQADVVLMHDRLENFLAAFQLSVRARRIIRQNLVISLGTVVVLVTLAMFGQIPLTLGVVGHEGSTVVVVMNSLRLLLGQRPAAVIDAPRD
- a CDS encoding universal stress protein; this encodes MKEKLTHERGGVAPQPEPRDVKATETECKPVTGSDSRIRLRTILAPVDFSAHSAKALEYVWAFATQFGAKVVLVHVVEPTVIPDNFGIVPPAYDEMSTALTKSAGERLKRLATELGPLPGGASTVVRTGRASWEVVQLAEEIAADLIVITTHGYTGLKHVLMGSTAELIVRHAPCPVLTVRNPERDFVPPRSAA